AGATTTGGTAATGGCATGTCATTGATAAATTTAGAAGATAGATAGTAACTCCCACTCATAATTTGCTTCGAAACACCCTTTAATAGATCATTAACTATATTCATGGAAAGAACAGCAATATAGGCGTGTCCGATATTTATTGATTGAGCGAGCTCTTTGGATAGCCAAGCATGACTTCGCTCTGCAACAAAGATACCCTCTACATCAAAAGCAAATGAACCAGCTAATCCAAATTCCTTTGATACAATTTTGGGAGAAGAATCCAATTGCCAATTTCGATGTTCACTTAACCGCCAGTAATTTAGAATAGATTTACGAGCACGCGTGGAAAGCCTGTCTACGTATTCTGAAAATTTTATACTATAAAAAGTGGGTACTGCACTTTTTAGTTCGTTTTCGTTTTTGATTGCGTTTTTTCCTTCCGCGTAAAAAATGTAAGCATTATCATTAAGAGAGCCAAAATGAATAGAATCATTAGTAATTACTGGACGAAAATATTTCTGTTCTCGCTTTAGCAGCGATTCGTAGAATATTTTATCGATAATAAATGCCTTATTTAGACCAGTCCTGACTCCTTGTTTTATTTCAAATAAATCTTTAACTTTTGGCATCCCATTTAGCTTTTCAATTAATTGGTATGCAGCAAAGTCTATCGGAGTCCAATTTTTGTTATTAAGTTGGGGTATATAATAAAAACTGAAATTATTCCCAGGTAAAATAAATGGTTGTGGCGCTGATAAAATTGAAGTAATTTTTCTTAGTTCCCTCAGTCCGGAAGCATAGCCATCTGGCGAATTATCACTCCACATCAATTGAATGGGTTTATCAGTGTTTAGTGAAGTGGATATTAAAATGGATGGCGCTGATATTGCTTCTTCAAATACAGAGTGGTCTCCTAATTTTCCTAAGAAATCGATATGCATTCGGACGGACAATTCATTTCTTAATTTAATAAATGAATCGGCCTCTAAGATGGAGCTTGGTACAATACATCCTATCCGGCCACCGTAATTCAAACTATTTGCAGCCTTCCATAAAAATGCACCGGCCATATTAGGTCGCCCTTTAAAATTATCTTGAAGTATTTCGATCACTGCTTCTTTCTCACTTTCTCCCATGTTTTCCCATGAAATAAAAGGTGGATTCATTAAGATAATATCGGAAGAAACGTCCCAAGAATCACTTTTAGTCAGGGCGTTTTTTTTGAATAGTTCAACTGTGATTCGAGATGGATTTATTGCAGCTTGCTTTTCAAAGCATATAGAAAAGTTAGCTAAGTCGATTGCCGCCTGTGAAATATCCCATCCAATTAGTTTTATCTTCCCGCTATATCCTGTTAAGTTTAGTTGACGCAATATTTCTTTTAGAAATTCTCCAGAGCCTACAGCGGGGTCAAGAATAGTTATTTGATGTTTTTCCTTTAATTCAAATCCTCTTAGCACCTCCTCCACGATTGATCTAACTATAGAAGTCGGAGTATAATGAGAACTAAATGTAGGAGAAAACTTATGTCCCTTGATAGCAGATGGCATAAATTCCGGGAATTGTAGTTGTGATGGAAAAACAGATTCAAAATGTGCTTCTTGAAAAATTTGACCCGCAGCATGACGAAGTAAAATTTCAATCTTCGGTTTGATTTTAAGAGAGGGTATCCCTTCATCTATTTGATCCATAATTTGGTTCCATATAGTCCTGTTTAGTTCTTTGGCACTACTTATAGCTTTATCACTTAATCCCCATTTCATTTTATTGATGTTAGTGAGAGAAGCATTATCCTCATAAGAGGCAAATACACACAAAAGAGCGTTCAATGATTCCTCTCCCTTTTTATCTCTAAGAGAAGCTCTGATTTGTCTATATAAGCTAAGCGATAAATTTATGCTGTCTTTAGTAGTATCTACCCTTTGTTTAGCGATGTAATCATTGAACGATTCAATATCATTGACAACCCTGCTAACCTCTAACTCATCTGTCGCTGAAAATTTATCCCACCGAAAAAGTTTCAATTTACTCCCTTTGATGGAGATGTAGTGTCCAACATTAGCAGACCAAGCATATGAGCGACAGTTAATCGGGTCTTCTTCTGTATAATCAACGCAAAAATTTCCTCCTTTCCCATTCAATAAAACATATTTCTCGTGTTGATGTTTTTTTTGAAAAAGGGATTGAGGAAAATAGCCAAGCTTTTTCCTCCATGTATTTATATCTAACGAGAATTGGAACATACGGGTAAAAGATTAGTATTCAAGATTATTTGGATAAAGGCAAAAAATTCCTATATTTGCTTATTCTGGCAAAAAAGCAAAGGAAACTTGATAAGAAAAAGAAATAAAAGAGAATAGCGGGAACTATTCCCTTTTAACAAAAGTAAAAAAATATAGTAACAAAGGGCTGTAAGATTACAGCCCTTTGTTTTTATAGTATTGGGCTAAATATTTTTAGCATTTTCGACGAAATATTTGTTTTCCAATGTTTGACGTTGTATATTTGTTGTCTAACATTGTAAACATGGAAACAACCTTAGCTATTAGAATCTCAAACGATCTAAAAAAATCTCTCCAAAAATTAGCCGTTTCAGACCATAGAAAGTTAAGTGATTATGTAAGAATACAACTTGAAAGACTTGTTGAATCTCAAAAAGGGAAGAAATGAAAGATACAATTACAATAGCACAGTTTAGGGAACGGTTCCCGCAGATGAAGCTTGCTTCAGATATTCATACCGCAAACGTCCTACTGAGATGTTCGATATTCTTTTGGAGAAACTCGTTTAGAACGCTCTCCCTTCGCTATTCTTTCGAAATCTTCTTTGTGATTAGGATTTAATTCCTTCCCATTAATATATTTTTCATAGCCCTCGGTAAGTTCTTCAATTGACTTCCTTACCTGTTTTCGTTTTACCTTTTTGGTCATATCCCAAAGTTATACCGAAATATACAATTTGTTTAAAAAATAAACGAAATGGCTATTTTTTATGAGGGCTAAAACTCACTCAATCACTTATGTATTATTTCTAATTTTACTTCTCTGCACTTGTGTCCTGATGGGATAAGCGTGCGAAAGTGACCTTCATTATCAACAGGTTATGCAGCCGCCTTCAAAAATTTCTCCCCTTTTCCTTGTTTCTCTCACTTAACCACCTACCTTTGCGATCCCAATTTTTAACCCGCATAAAAACCTGACTCTGTGAATACGTTAAGTTACCGTACCAAACATGCCAACGATCAAACCGTGAAGCACGATTGGATCCTGATTGATGCCAATGGCCAGACACTCGGCCGCGTATCCACCAAGATCGCCTCTTTATTAATTGGCAAACACAAGCCCTACTTCACTACGCACGTGGATTGTGGCGATCACGTAGTAGTGATCAATGCAGAAAAAGTTCGCCTTACCGGCAAAAAGATGACTGATAAGGTGCTTGTTACCTATACCGGTTATCCTGGTGGAAAAAGAGAAACAACACCTGAACAATTACTGGTTAAAACCTACTTACCTGCTCGAGGAAGCTGTTCGCGGCATGCTGCCAAAAACGCGTCTCGGTCGCGCCATGTTTAGCAAACTGCATGTGTTTGCCGGTGAAAAACATGACCACGAAGCACTAAAACCCAAGCTTTCTAAATAATTCCCATTCTCACTCATCAATAATCATTCATACAAAGTGGAAAAAATTAACTCCATAGGCAGAAGAAAAGAAGCGTCGGCCCGCGTGTACATCATGCCCGCTACCGGTGATTCTAAAATTGTGGTGAACGGTAAAGATTATACCGACTATTTCCCGCAACGCATCTTTCAGCAGGTTGTAGAACAGCCCTTCAAATTGCTTGACCTTAACGGCAAGTACGATGTAATTGTAAATGTTGCCGGCGGTGGTGTTAAAGGCCAGGCCGAAGCCATTCGCCTTGGCATCTCCCGATCGCTGGTTAAAATAAATCCTGAATACAAGGCGACACTGAAACCATTGAAATTGCTAACACGCGATCCGAGAGCTGTGGAACGCAAAAGCCGGGACGCAAAAGGCCCGCAAACGCTTCCAGTTCAGCAAACGTTAATCTCATCACCGTACAAAATTCCGAATCCGCATCATGGAACAAATTCAATATAAACAATTGCTTGAAGCAGGTGTACACTTTGGTCACCTGAAGAAAAAATGGAACCCTAAGATGATGCCCTACATTTTTATGGAGCGCAAAGGGATTCATATCATCGACCTGAATAAAACACTCGAATCGCTGGAAGAAACAGCAGCGGCCATGCGTCAGATTGCCCGCAGCGGTAAGAAAATTCTTTTTGTTGCCACTAAAAGCAGGCAAAGGAAATTGTAGCCGAAGCAGCACAGCGCGCCGGAATGCCTTATGTAACG
The genomic region above belongs to Chitinophagaceae bacterium and contains:
- a CDS encoding N-6 DNA methylase gives rise to the protein MFQFSLDINTWRKKLGYFPQSLFQKKHQHEKYVLLNGKGGNFCVDYTEEDPINCRSYAWSANVGHYISIKGSKLKLFRWDKFSATDELEVSRVVNDIESFNDYIAKQRVDTTKDSINLSLSLYRQIRASLRDKKGEESLNALLCVFASYEDNASLTNINKMKWGLSDKAISSAKELNRTIWNQIMDQIDEGIPSLKIKPKIEILLRHAAGQIFQEAHFESVFPSQLQFPEFMPSAIKGHKFSPTFSSHYTPTSIVRSIVEEVLRGFELKEKHQITILDPAVGSGEFLKEILRQLNLTGYSGKIKLIGWDISQAAIDLANFSICFEKQAAINPSRITVELFKKNALTKSDSWDVSSDIILMNPPFISWENMGESEKEAVIEILQDNFKGRPNMAGAFLWKAANSLNYGGRIGCIVPSSILEADSFIKLRNELSVRMHIDFLGKLGDHSVFEEAISAPSILISTSLNTDKPIQLMWSDNSPDGYASGLRELRKITSILSAPQPFILPGNNFSFYYIPQLNNKNWTPIDFAAYQLIEKLNGMPKVKDLFEIKQGVRTGLNKAFIIDKIFYESLLKREQKYFRPVITNDSIHFGSLNDNAYIFYAEGKNAIKNENELKSAVPTFYSIKFSEYVDRLSTRARKSILNYWRLSEHRNWQLDSSPKIVSKEFGLAGSFAFDVEGIFVAERSHAWLSKELAQSINIGHAYIAVLSMNIVNDLLKGVSKQIMSGSYYLSSKFINDMPLPNLFDNSINPKVKGELIDIGKLLSLGDYGNDVRGRLEKLTDKVFYG